One part of the Dyadobacter sp. 676 genome encodes these proteins:
- a CDS encoding aldo/keto reductase, which translates to MRYQLLGRSGLRVSEVCLGAMTFGKDWGWGADKHESFKIFEAYANAGGNFIDTANRYTEGTSEKYVGEFIESDRDHFVLATKFTLKGPQRRPQLCR; encoded by the coding sequence ATGCGTTATCAATTATTGGGCCGCTCGGGCTTGCGGGTATCAGAGGTTTGCCTGGGAGCCATGACGTTCGGAAAAGACTGGGGCTGGGGTGCTGATAAGCACGAGAGCTTCAAAATATTCGAAGCCTATGCCAACGCAGGCGGCAACTTCATCGACACCGCGAACCGGTACACCGAAGGCACTTCGGAAAAATATGTAGGCGAATTCATCGAAAGCGACCGCGACCATTTCGTACTCGCGACGAAGTTTACGCTCAAAGGACCGCAACGACGACCTCAACTTTGCCGGTAA
- a CDS encoding aldo/keto reductase, protein MMRSVASSLKRLNTEYIDLLWVHLWDNTTPTEEVMRGLDDLVTRGIVHYIGISDTPAWIVSQANTIADFRGWNAFAAIQFEYSLLQRTPERDLLPMAKALDLAVTPWGAIGGGALTGKYLRGETGRVPDHSIRRSEHAGTIAQAVVDVAAELGVTPAQVAINWTRHRNQVMIPIIGASKEKQLIDSLGCLDFRLPEEALQRLHEVSKIELGFPHEFLKSDGVKEEAFGGLYESLDNHRG, encoded by the coding sequence ATGATGCGCTCGGTGGCGTCGAGCCTCAAACGCCTCAACACGGAGTACATCGATCTTCTTTGGGTGCACTTGTGGGACAATACCACGCCTACCGAAGAGGTAATGCGCGGCCTCGACGACCTGGTAACCCGCGGCATCGTGCATTATATCGGCATTTCCGATACGCCTGCCTGGATCGTTTCACAGGCCAATACCATCGCCGATTTTCGCGGCTGGAATGCGTTTGCAGCCATTCAGTTCGAATACTCGCTCCTGCAACGCACCCCCGAACGCGACCTGTTGCCAATGGCGAAAGCGCTCGATCTGGCCGTAACCCCGTGGGGAGCGATTGGCGGCGGCGCGTTGACGGGTAAGTACCTGCGCGGCGAAACCGGCCGTGTGCCCGACCACAGTATCCGCAGAAGCGAACATGCAGGTACTATCGCTCAGGCTGTTGTGGATGTCGCGGCGGAACTCGGCGTAACCCCCGCTCAGGTCGCCATCAACTGGACACGCCACCGCAACCAGGTCATGATCCCGATCATCGGCGCATCCAAAGAAAAGCAATTGATAGATTCACTCGGCTGTCTCGACTTCCGTCTGCCGGAAGAAGCATTGCAGCGCCTGCACGAGGTAAGCAAAATAGAACTCGGCTTCCCCCACGAATTCCTGAAATCCGACGGCGTGAAGGAAGAAGCATTTGGAGGGCTTTACGAGAGCTTGGATAATCATCGGGGGTGA
- the pyrE gene encoding orotate phosphoribosyltransferase, which yields MSNDLDITKRIAELLLEAQAIKLSPEKPFQWSSGWYSPIYCDNRVALSYPDTRTFIKKALAELIRAKYPDVQAVVGVATGGIAQGALVADLLELPFAYVRPEPKKHGMGNQIEGRLEKGQSVVIVEDLISTGGSSLKVVDALREAGIEVAGMVAIFTYGFEVATNNFAAKNVRLDTISNYNALIDVALEHNYVSSEQLESLAAWRLAPEKWGR from the coding sequence ATGTCGAACGATCTGGATATCACCAAACGAATCGCCGAGCTGCTGCTCGAAGCGCAGGCCATCAAACTAAGCCCCGAAAAGCCGTTCCAATGGAGCTCCGGCTGGTATTCCCCGATTTACTGTGACAACCGCGTGGCACTGTCGTACCCCGACACCCGCACGTTTATCAAAAAGGCGCTGGCCGAGCTTATCCGCGCGAAATATCCTGATGTCCAGGCTGTGGTAGGGGTTGCCACGGGCGGTATCGCACAAGGTGCATTAGTAGCCGACCTCCTCGAATTACCTTTCGCATACGTGCGGCCCGAGCCCAAAAAGCACGGAATGGGCAACCAGATCGAAGGCAGGCTGGAAAAAGGCCAGTCGGTAGTGATCGTCGAGGACCTCATTTCGACGGGAGGAAGTTCGCTGAAAGTAGTGGATGCGCTTCGCGAAGCGGGCATCGAAGTGGCGGGAATGGTGGCAATATTTACCTACGGATTCGAAGTAGCAACGAACAATTTCGCTGCCAAAAACGTCCGGCTCGATACAATCAGCAACTACAATGCATTGATCGACGTAGCATTGGAACACAACTACGTCAGCAGCGAGCAACTGGAAAGCCTAGCAGCCTGGCGGCTAGCGCCGGAGAAGTGGGGCAGGTAG
- a CDS encoding NUDIX domain-containing protein → MIIFFDDRPVRVVRTNQLSAAETSRFEHIVDLRLEKLQRSMLTGHVLFLNSTATSAIQVIQMLEKEFPKDMLSITMATREKSEVEDRIKAQYKVIKAAGGVVVKGGKWLFMYRRKMWDLPKGKLDKGENSKVAATREIEEETGVKAVIRDKICTTWHTYSLNNSRILKRTKWYLFDCLDDSRMSPQAEEQIEKLDWYEPAEAKSLLINSYSSIRYVIDSLSKIHSLKEP, encoded by the coding sequence ATGATCATTTTTTTCGACGACCGTCCAGTCAGAGTTGTACGGACAAACCAGCTGTCCGCCGCCGAAACTTCGCGTTTCGAGCATATTGTGGATCTGAGACTGGAAAAGTTGCAAAGAAGCATGCTGACAGGCCATGTCCTGTTCCTTAATTCTACTGCTACCAGTGCCATCCAGGTGATCCAGATGCTCGAAAAGGAATTCCCGAAGGACATGCTCTCGATCACGATGGCTACACGCGAGAAATCGGAGGTAGAAGACAGGATCAAAGCGCAGTACAAGGTGATCAAGGCGGCAGGCGGCGTGGTCGTGAAGGGTGGCAAATGGCTGTTCATGTACCGCCGCAAAATGTGGGACCTGCCCAAAGGCAAGCTCGACAAAGGCGAAAATTCCAAGGTGGCGGCAACACGCGAAATAGAGGAAGAAACCGGCGTGAAGGCGGTGATCCGCGACAAGATTTGCACTACCTGGCATACCTACTCGCTCAATAACAGCCGCATTCTCAAACGCACGAAATGGTACCTGTTCGATTGCCTCGACGATTCCCGGATGAGCCCCCAGGCCGAAGAACAGATCGAAAAGCTGGACTGGTACGAGCCTGCGGAGGCAAAATCGCTGCTCATCAATTCATACAGCTCGATCCGCTACGTGATCGACAGCCTCAGCAAGATCCACAGCCTGAAAGAACCCTGA
- the coaD gene encoding pantetheine-phosphate adenylyltransferase, which produces MKRIALFPGSFDPFTKGHEDIVLRGLRLFDQVVIGIGNNATKKRYFPLEVMKEMIERTFVSEPSVKVITYDDLTAHTARELGARFLLRGLRNTTDFEYENGISQVNRYLYEEIETVFLITSPSLAPISSSIIRDLHRYGQAVDNFLPYSLSELKQAGQNS; this is translated from the coding sequence ATGAAGCGCATTGCATTATTTCCGGGATCTTTCGATCCGTTTACAAAAGGGCACGAGGATATCGTCCTGCGTGGGTTGAGGTTGTTTGATCAGGTTGTGATCGGGATCGGTAACAATGCCACTAAAAAGCGCTATTTTCCGCTGGAAGTGATGAAGGAGATGATCGAAAGGACGTTTGTTTCCGAGCCTAGCGTGAAGGTGATAACCTATGACGACCTGACGGCCCACACCGCCCGGGAATTGGGCGCGAGATTCCTGCTGAGAGGGCTGCGCAATACCACCGATTTTGAGTATGAAAACGGGATTTCGCAGGTAAACAGGTATTTGTATGAAGAAATCGAAACCGTTTTCCTCATTACTTCGCCGAGCCTGGCGCCGATCAGTTCGAGCATTATCCGCGACCTGCACAGGTATGGACAGGCCGTGGACAATTTCCTTCCCTATTCGCTGTCCGAACTGAAACAGGCCGGGCAGAACAGCTGA
- a CDS encoding DUF3822 family protein — MVTKQHDPDDVANSENQLIEVIPTLLVGDNSFDAASIPLCTLCIELDERRIRFCIVRDENMECIWLEDYFFENPLTPTEIFERLKRIFSGHLSWSPNNWKNVRVTVNSHAFTLVPNLLFKPESAYEYLSFALGSPVSKHEKVLWHDLPLVHAQNVFSIQELWYDWVVNHFSASTVTFYHLTGALAIGSLVNHVEHQEMRMMSLYFEKDHFTLIVSESQQLMLCNRFKYTQTQELAYIILFTLNQLNVLPEEIKVLCYGEITPASESYRELSRFFPNLHMGTRPTTLKYSPQCAEVPGHRYFGLFNTYLISS; from the coding sequence TTGGTCACTAAACAACACGACCCCGACGACGTGGCAAATTCTGAAAACCAGTTAATTGAAGTTATTCCGACGCTCTTAGTAGGAGACAATTCCTTCGATGCGGCCAGCATTCCGCTTTGTACGCTTTGTATCGAGCTCGATGAACGGCGCATCCGTTTTTGTATCGTAAGGGACGAGAATATGGAATGCATCTGGCTGGAAGATTATTTCTTCGAAAACCCGCTTACGCCGACAGAGATTTTCGAACGGCTGAAACGGATTTTCAGCGGGCATTTGTCCTGGTCTCCCAACAATTGGAAGAATGTACGGGTTACCGTAAATTCCCACGCATTCACGCTGGTACCTAACTTGCTTTTCAAGCCCGAATCGGCTTACGAATACCTTTCCTTCGCGTTGGGCAGCCCAGTCTCGAAGCACGAAAAAGTGCTTTGGCACGATCTTCCGCTCGTGCACGCGCAGAATGTTTTCAGCATCCAGGAGCTTTGGTACGACTGGGTGGTGAACCATTTTAGTGCATCGACCGTCACGTTCTATCATTTGACGGGCGCATTGGCCATCGGCTCGCTGGTAAACCATGTGGAGCATCAGGAGATGCGGATGATGTCGTTGTATTTCGAGAAGGACCATTTCACGCTGATAGTGAGCGAAAGCCAGCAACTGATGCTGTGCAACCGGTTTAAATATACCCAAACACAGGAATTGGCCTACATTATCCTGTTTACATTGAACCAACTGAATGTTCTGCCCGAAGAAATCAAGGTGCTTTGTTATGGCGAAATCACGCCGGCCTCGGAATCTTATCGCGAGCTTTCGCGGTTTTTCCCGAACTTGCACATGGGTACCCGGCCGACGACGCTGAAATACAGTCCGCAATGTGCGGAAGTGCCCGGTCACCGGTATTTCGGTTTGTTCAATACCTATCTTATATCTTCCTGA
- a CDS encoding NUDIX domain-containing protein: MQTLNANIGNLYGGTVRVRACGICMRGDKLLLINHALYGADGIFWSPPGGGVQFGERAEHALIREFREETGLDVEVGELLFVHEHIKAPLHAVELFFEIRSFTGNTASGSDPELGADGQIIRDVRFMDWEEIRRLEPAQRHRILNMAGSLAGIFKLNKYITADQHPLGH; this comes from the coding sequence TTGCAGACGTTAAACGCAAACATAGGTAATTTGTACGGGGGCACCGTGCGCGTGCGGGCTTGCGGCATATGCATGCGCGGCGACAAGCTTTTGCTTATAAATCATGCACTCTACGGGGCCGACGGCATTTTCTGGTCCCCTCCGGGAGGCGGTGTGCAGTTCGGTGAACGTGCCGAACATGCGTTGATCCGTGAATTCAGGGAGGAAACCGGTCTCGATGTGGAAGTAGGGGAGCTGCTTTTCGTGCATGAGCATATTAAGGCGCCCCTGCATGCGGTGGAATTGTTTTTTGAAATCAGATCTTTTACCGGGAACACCGCATCCGGCTCGGACCCTGAACTCGGCGCCGACGGGCAGATTATCCGCGACGTCCGGTTTATGGACTGGGAGGAAATCCGGCGACTTGAACCCGCGCAGCGTCACCGGATTTTGAATATGGCCGGCTCGCTGGCAGGAATTTTTAAATTGAACAAGTATATTACTGCAGATCAACATCCGCTTGGTCACTAA
- a CDS encoding CBS domain-containing protein: MLVQHVMGNKPVNAIWSVTQDNTVFEALELMAEKNIGAVLVLEDNELIGIFSERDYARKVILQGRASKDTLIRDVMTSKVITVETDEKIEACMQIMSDRHIRHLPVNRDGRLIGIISINDIVSAIIHEQKEHINTLESYISGSPYS; encoded by the coding sequence ATGCTGGTACAACATGTAATGGGCAACAAGCCTGTCAATGCGATTTGGTCGGTTACGCAGGACAACACAGTGTTTGAGGCTCTGGAGCTCATGGCCGAGAAAAACATTGGTGCAGTTTTGGTACTTGAAGATAATGAGCTGATCGGTATCTTTTCCGAACGCGACTACGCGAGGAAAGTGATATTGCAGGGACGCGCTTCGAAAGACACGCTGATCCGCGACGTGATGACCAGCAAGGTGATTACCGTGGAGACAGACGAGAAAATCGAGGCCTGTATGCAGATTATGTCGGACAGGCACATCCGGCACTTGCCCGTGAATCGCGACGGCAGGCTTATCGGCATCATTTCAATCAACGACATTGTTTCGGCGATCATTCACGAGCAGAAGGAACACATCAACACCCTCGAAAGTTATATTTCCGGAAGTCCCTATTCCTGA
- a CDS encoding AAA family ATPase — protein MDTDKLLPSQLLRRKFPFRPTEGQLRFFEQANDFLIEEKGLERYRDCFLLKGYAGTGKTTIISTLIKVLKNFGYKSVLLAPTGRAAKVMSGYSEKVALTIHKKIYKQTADAFSGTLTFQRQKNYHDNTLFIVDEASMITDDADFGNRSLLADLIEFVFENPGNKLMLVGDTAQLPPVGKELSPALDADYLERTFYMSVFQEELKEVMRQDEQSGILYNATQLRNQLGAEAREIRITTRSYRDVFRMTGEKLEEGLRYAYDKYGPENSIILTRSNKSAVQYNEYIRRVINFSEDELDAGDRLMVVRNNYNILDEDSPAGFIANGDFVELLKIRKTQEMHGFRFADVTLRLTDYEKQPEFDAKIFLDTLHSPSASMSAEDNKKLYESVQQDYFYIKSKKDRVEALRKDPYLNALQVKFAYALTCHKAQGGQWSAVFVDQGYLPDEQINTEFVRWLYTAITRATDEVFLMNFHPQFFR, from the coding sequence ATGGATACCGACAAACTTTTGCCTTCCCAGTTGCTGCGCAGAAAATTCCCATTCAGGCCTACCGAAGGCCAGCTTCGTTTTTTCGAACAGGCGAATGATTTTCTGATCGAAGAAAAGGGCCTGGAACGTTACCGGGACTGCTTTTTGCTCAAAGGCTACGCGGGAACGGGCAAAACGACGATCATCAGCACGCTGATCAAAGTCCTGAAAAACTTCGGGTACAAATCGGTGCTGCTCGCTCCCACGGGCCGGGCGGCGAAAGTGATGTCGGGCTATTCGGAAAAGGTCGCACTGACGATCCACAAGAAGATTTACAAACAAACCGCCGACGCATTTTCGGGCACATTAACTTTCCAGCGACAGAAAAACTATCACGACAATACCCTTTTTATCGTCGACGAAGCCTCGATGATTACCGACGACGCCGATTTCGGCAACCGCAGCCTCCTGGCCGATCTCATCGAATTTGTATTTGAAAACCCCGGCAACAAGCTGATGCTCGTGGGCGATACGGCCCAGCTTCCGCCGGTCGGCAAGGAACTGAGTCCTGCGCTGGACGCCGATTACCTGGAACGGACGTTCTATATGTCTGTTTTTCAGGAGGAATTAAAGGAGGTCATGCGGCAGGACGAGCAATCGGGCATTCTCTATAATGCCACCCAGCTTCGAAATCAGCTCGGTGCGGAGGCCCGGGAAATCCGCATTACTACGCGCTCCTACCGAGATGTTTTTAGAATGACGGGCGAAAAACTGGAAGAAGGGCTTCGGTATGCTTATGATAAATATGGCCCGGAGAACTCCATTATCCTCACGCGCTCCAACAAATCGGCAGTCCAATACAATGAATACATCCGACGGGTGATCAATTTTTCGGAAGACGAGCTGGATGCCGGCGACCGGCTGATGGTCGTTCGGAATAACTATAATATCCTCGACGAAGACTCACCTGCCGGGTTCATCGCCAACGGCGACTTTGTGGAGCTTTTAAAAATCCGTAAAACGCAGGAAATGCACGGTTTCCGCTTTGCCGACGTTACATTGCGGCTCACAGATTATGAAAAGCAACCCGAGTTCGACGCCAAAATTTTCCTCGATACGCTGCATTCGCCGTCCGCCTCGATGTCTGCCGAAGACAACAAGAAGCTCTACGAAAGCGTCCAACAGGATTATTTCTATATCAAATCCAAAAAAGACCGTGTGGAAGCGTTACGGAAGGACCCCTATCTGAATGCGTTGCAGGTCAAATTCGCGTACGCGCTCACGTGCCACAAGGCGCAGGGCGGGCAGTGGAGCGCTGTATTTGTCGACCAGGGTTATTTACCTGATGAACAAATCAATACGGAATTTGTAAGGTGGCTCTACACCGCCATTACCCGCGCTACCGATGAGGTTTTTCTGATGAATTTTCACCCTCAGTTTTTCAGATAG
- a CDS encoding L-threonylcarbamoyladenylate synthase yields the protein MAVTGRDLDVAKEFLIKGELVAIPTETVYGLAGNALNEKAVLSIFEVKNRPAFDPLIIHTDSLEKVAIYVSDIPEKARILAGKFWPGPLTMLLPKRDIVPDLVTSGLDTVAVRIPDHPLTRELLAQLGFPLAAPSANPFGYISPTKPGHVDQQLGDRIPYILDGGECEVGIESTIVGFEDDETIVYRLGGLDINEIESLTGPVVLMPHSTSDPKAPGMLKSHYAPRKPLHLRRRADIVPGGEETGYLLFDRYLEGADRKYQRLLSPNRDLKEAAHNLFAYLRELDGLPVMEIKAELVPANGLGLAINDRLQRASVPA from the coding sequence TTGGCAGTTACCGGTCGCGACCTCGATGTCGCAAAAGAATTTCTGATAAAAGGCGAATTGGTGGCCATTCCTACCGAAACCGTTTACGGACTCGCTGGCAATGCATTGAACGAAAAAGCGGTGCTTTCTATTTTCGAAGTGAAGAACCGGCCCGCGTTCGATCCGCTTATCATTCATACGGATTCCCTTGAAAAAGTGGCTATTTATGTGTCCGATATTCCGGAAAAGGCCCGCATTCTGGCCGGGAAATTCTGGCCGGGCCCACTAACCATGCTGCTGCCCAAAAGAGATATCGTGCCCGACCTGGTTACCTCGGGCCTGGACACGGTGGCCGTGCGCATCCCCGACCATCCGCTCACCAGGGAGCTGCTTGCGCAGTTAGGTTTTCCCCTCGCCGCTCCGAGCGCCAATCCATTCGGGTATATCAGTCCGACCAAACCCGGGCATGTCGACCAGCAACTCGGTGACCGCATTCCGTACATCCTCGACGGTGGGGAATGCGAAGTTGGTATCGAATCCACCATCGTGGGTTTCGAAGACGACGAAACGATCGTGTACCGGCTCGGAGGTTTGGATATCAATGAAATAGAATCGCTGACAGGGCCCGTCGTGCTCATGCCGCATTCAACATCCGACCCCAAGGCGCCGGGTATGCTCAAAAGCCATTATGCACCACGGAAACCGTTGCATTTGCGCCGGCGGGCCGATATTGTGCCGGGGGGCGAAGAAACCGGGTATTTGTTGTTCGATCGGTATCTCGAAGGCGCCGACCGGAAATACCAGCGTTTGCTCAGTCCGAATCGCGACCTGAAAGAAGCTGCGCACAACCTTTTCGCTTACCTGCGCGAGCTCGATGGCCTGCCGGTCATGGAGATCAAGGCGGAGCTGGTTCCGGCAAATGGTTTGGGACTGGCTATTAACGACCGTCTGCAAAGGGCTTCGGTGCCGGCATGA
- a CDS encoding GMC family oxidoreductase, with protein sequence MFQIKEQPTVYDVAIIGSGAGGGMAAYQLAKAGAKVALLEAGGYFDPADPKYITQLKWPYESPRRGAGNHRPFGDFDAAWGGWEIEGEPYTHKNGTQFDWFRSRMLGGRTNHWGRISLRFGPKDFKRKSIDGLGDDWPISYDDVKPYYDQVDKLIGVFGTVEGIDNEPDGIFLPPPKPRLHELFLKQAGKKVNIPVIPSRLSILTKPINDQRGVCFYCSQCARACQAYADFSSSSVLCIPAIKTGNVTLINNAMCREVLTDPSTGLATGVSYIDREKLTEHTVKAKVVVLAASAAESARLLLNSKSARHQNGLANSSGVVGRYLHDSTGASRGAFLPHLMDRKRYNEDGVGGMHVYTPWWLDNKKLDFPRGYHIEYGGGMGMPSYGFGSGIENLNGKYPTKAGVTKEAGGYGASLKEDYRRFYGANIGMAGRGEAVPDYNNYCEIDPNVVDKFGIPVLRFHYKWSDYEIKQAKHMHDTFEEIIHALGGVPNGTKPGPDTNYGLAAPGRIIHEVGTVRMGDDPKTSALNKYSQAHDAKNVFVVDGGSFVSQADKNPTWTILALSMRASEYIINQVKQKNI encoded by the coding sequence ATGTTTCAAATCAAAGAACAACCTACCGTTTACGACGTCGCCATTATCGGCTCGGGAGCGGGAGGCGGAATGGCAGCTTATCAACTTGCCAAAGCAGGTGCCAAGGTGGCTCTTTTGGAAGCAGGTGGATATTTTGACCCTGCCGATCCCAAATACATTACCCAGCTGAAATGGCCGTACGAATCGCCCCGCCGTGGTGCCGGTAACCATCGCCCTTTCGGTGACTTCGATGCTGCCTGGGGTGGCTGGGAAATTGAGGGAGAACCCTATACACACAAAAACGGAACGCAATTCGACTGGTTCAGGTCGCGTATGCTCGGCGGCCGCACCAACCACTGGGGCCGCATCTCCCTGCGTTTCGGCCCCAAGGATTTCAAGAGAAAAAGCATCGACGGCCTCGGCGACGACTGGCCGATCAGCTACGACGATGTGAAACCTTATTACGACCAGGTCGATAAGCTGATCGGCGTTTTCGGGACCGTCGAAGGCATCGATAACGAGCCGGATGGCATCTTCCTGCCTCCCCCGAAGCCGCGTCTGCACGAGCTTTTTCTAAAACAGGCGGGTAAAAAAGTGAATATTCCGGTGATCCCGTCGCGCCTGTCGATCCTTACCAAGCCCATCAACGACCAGCGCGGGGTTTGTTTCTATTGCAGCCAATGCGCGCGCGCCTGCCAGGCTTATGCGGATTTCTCTTCGTCGTCGGTACTATGTATCCCGGCGATCAAAACCGGTAACGTAACCCTGATCAACAATGCGATGTGCCGCGAGGTGCTCACCGACCCTTCGACAGGGTTGGCCACGGGCGTTTCCTACATCGACCGTGAGAAACTGACGGAACATACCGTAAAAGCGAAAGTGGTAGTTCTGGCTGCCAGCGCTGCGGAATCGGCCCGTTTGCTGCTGAACTCGAAATCGGCCCGGCACCAGAACGGTCTGGCAAATTCGAGCGGTGTGGTAGGCCGTTACCTGCACGACTCCACCGGGGCATCCCGTGGTGCGTTCCTTCCCCACCTGATGGACCGCAAGCGCTACAACGAGGACGGCGTGGGCGGCATGCACGTGTACACCCCCTGGTGGCTCGATAACAAAAAGCTCGACTTCCCGCGCGGTTACCACATCGAATACGGCGGCGGTATGGGCATGCCGAGCTACGGTTTCGGCTCGGGCATTGAAAACCTGAATGGCAAATACCCGACCAAAGCCGGGGTAACCAAGGAAGCGGGTGGCTACGGCGCGTCTCTGAAAGAGGACTACCGCCGTTTCTATGGCGCCAACATCGGTATGGCCGGTCGTGGCGAGGCGGTGCCCGATTATAACAATTACTGCGAAATCGATCCGAACGTGGTGGATAAATTCGGTATCCCGGTGCTGCGCTTTCATTACAAATGGTCCGATTACGAGATCAAACAGGCGAAGCACATGCACGATACGTTCGAGGAGATCATCCACGCGCTGGGCGGCGTTCCGAACGGCACCAAGCCCGGGCCGGACACCAACTACGGTCTGGCCGCTCCGGGGCGTATCATCCACGAGGTAGGAACAGTGCGCATGGGCGACGATCCGAAAACTTCCGCATTGAATAAGTACTCTCAGGCGCACGACGCGAAAAACGTGTTTGTAGTAGATGGCGGGTCATTCGTATCGCAGGCCGATAAAAACCCGACCTGGACGATCCTCGCGCTGTCGATGCGTGCTTCGGAATACATTATCAATCAGGTTAAACAGAAAAATATCTAA
- a CDS encoding gluconate 2-dehydrogenase subunit 3 family protein, with product MKRRDSLKSLTLSSLGIAALSPQVALAEQRELELQNPPETPLKIPGGRTKEEAIRDARLMKEKFLTAAELATIKVLVDIIIPADEKSGSASQAGVVEFIDFIVKDMPQHQTPLRGGLRWLERESLNRFGKGFALATKAQQIQIVDDIAYPQKAKPIHSQGVAFFNLMRNLTASGFYTSKMGIADLGYKGNTPNVWEGVPEDVLKQYGLSYD from the coding sequence ATGAAACGCAGAGATTCACTAAAGTCATTGACACTGAGCTCCCTGGGAATCGCGGCATTAAGCCCTCAGGTGGCGCTTGCCGAGCAACGGGAGCTCGAACTGCAAAATCCGCCAGAAACGCCGCTGAAAATTCCCGGGGGAAGAACGAAAGAGGAGGCGATCCGCGATGCCAGGCTGATGAAGGAAAAATTCCTGACTGCGGCAGAACTGGCGACGATCAAGGTTCTGGTCGACATTATCATTCCGGCGGACGAGAAGTCGGGCAGCGCCTCGCAAGCGGGCGTAGTCGAATTTATCGATTTCATTGTGAAGGATATGCCGCAGCACCAGACGCCTCTGCGCGGAGGCCTGCGGTGGCTCGAAAGAGAATCGCTCAACCGCTTCGGCAAAGGGTTCGCATTGGCAACCAAGGCCCAGCAGATCCAGATCGTGGATGACATCGCCTATCCTCAAAAAGCCAAGCCTATTCATAGTCAGGGTGTCGCATTCTTCAATTTAATGCGCAACCTGACGGCTTCCGGCTTCTACACTTCGAAAATGGGTATTGCCGATCTTGGTTACAAAGGCAACACGCCCAATGTCTGGGAAGGGGTTCCGGAGGATGTGCTGAAACAATATGGTTTGAGCTACGACTAG